Proteins encoded together in one Phyllostomus discolor isolate MPI-MPIP mPhyDis1 chromosome 6, mPhyDis1.pri.v3, whole genome shotgun sequence window:
- the LOC114500611 gene encoding LOW QUALITY PROTEIN: eukaryotic initiation factor 4A-I-like (The sequence of the model RefSeq protein was modified relative to this genomic sequence to represent the inferred CDS: inserted 2 bases in 1 codon; substituted 1 base at 1 genomic stop codon) codes for MSTSQDSXSRDNGPDGMEPEGVIEINWNEIVDSFDDMNLSESLLCGICVYGFEKPSAIQQRAILPCIKGYDVIAQAQFGTGKTATFAISVLQQIELDLKATQALVLAPTRELAQQIQKVVMALGDYMGASCHACIGGTNVRAEVQKLQMEAPHIIVGTPGHVFDMLNCRYLFPKYIKMFVLDEGDEMLNCGFKDQIYDIFQKLNSNTQVVFLLATMPSDVLEVTKKFMRDPIRILVKKEELTLEGIRQFYINVEREERKLDTLCDLYETLTITQAVIFINTRRKVDWLTEKMHTQDFTVSAMHGDMDQKEQDVIMREFCSGSSRVLITTDLLARGIDVQQVSLVINYDLPTNKEXGRKGVAINMVTEEDKRTLRDIETFHNTSIEEMPLNVADLI; via the exons ATGTCTACGAGTCAGGATTCCTGATCCAGAGACAACGGCCCTGATGGAATGGAGCCCGAAGGCGTCATCGAGATTAACTGGAATGAGATTGTTGACAGCTTTGATGACATGAACCTCTCAGAGTCCCTCCTCTGTGGCATCTGTGTCTATGGTTTTGAGAAGCCCTCTGCCATCCAGCAGCGAGCCATTCTTCCTTGTATCAAGGGTTATGATGTGATCGCTCAAGCCCAATTTGGGACAGGAAAAACAGCCACTTTCGCCATATCAGTTTTGCAACAAATTGAATTGGACCTAAAGGCCACCCAGGCCTTGGTCCTGGCACCCACTAGAGAATTGGCACAGCAGATACAGAAGGTAGTCATGGCTTTAGGAGATTATATGGGTGCTTCCTGTCATGCCTGCATTGGGGGTACCAACGTGCGTGCTGAGGTACAGAAGCTGCAGATGGAAGCTCCTCATATCATTGTGGGCACCCCAGGCCATGTGTTTGATATGCTTAACTGCAGATACCTGTTTCCCAAATACATCAAGATGTTTGTACTGGATGAAGGTGATGAAATGTTAAATTGTGGATTCAAGGACCAGATCTATGACATATTCCAAAAGCTCAATAGCAACACCCAGGTGGTTTTCCTGTTAGCTACAATGCCTTCCGATGTGCTTGAGGTGACCAAGAAGTTCATGAGAGACCCTATTCGGATTCTTGTCAAGAAGGAAGAGCTGACTCTGGAGGGTATTCGCCAATTCTACATCAATGTGGAACGAGAGGAGCGGAAGCTGGACACACTGTGTGACTTGTATGAAACCCTCACCATCACCCAGGCAGTCATCTTCATCAACACTCGAAGGAAGGTTGATTGGCTCACTGAGAAGATGCACACCCAAGACTTCACCGTTTCTGCCATGCATGGAGATATGGACCAAAAGGAACAAGATGTAATCATGAGGGAGTTCTGCTCTGGCTCTAGCAGAGTATTGATTACCACTGACTTGCTGGCCAGAGGCATTGATGTGCAGCAGGTTTCTTTAGTCATCAACTATGACCTTCCCACCAACAAGGA AGGCCGTAAGGGTGTGGCTATtaacatggtgacagaagaagacaaGAGGACTCTGCGAGACATCGAAACTTTCCACAACACTTCCATTGAGGAGATGCCCCTCAATGTTGCTGACCTCATCTGA